A window of Phragmites australis chromosome 15, lpPhrAust1.1, whole genome shotgun sequence genomic DNA:
AAACAACATTACAAGCAACTATGTGGCGAATTTGAGACCATAAACTGTCAGAGACGAAGCAGCCTATCTCCAACAAGAAGACTACCGGAGTAAATAACCGACGAAATGTTATCTCACGACAAAAGCAAAAACATTATGAAACATCAACCTTAGTTTTTAACAAATTCTGAGTAAAAGGAGTACACAAATAACACCAGATTAACTCGCAACATTTGCACTCCCTTGGTTTCAGAAGCAGTTAATTGATCCCATAACAAGCTTATACTTTAATTAGTACCATTACCTTCACATACCGGCAAAGTAGGGAACGGACAAATTTGTAACATGTAAGTGCCCATCTTCAAAAGCTATATAGTTAAGTGTCAAAGATCTTAGCTAGTGCACATAAAAGAACCTTTGCTCAACACTCATGACACGCATCATGGATCACTTattcatctctttttttttttaatacaaaacATCCGTTTGCCATTGCATTAAGTAGGAGGGTTAACACGACGTCACTTGACCCTAGAGCAGGTCCATGCTAAACAGAGTACAAAGAGGAAACTTACAACACAATAAATCACAAGCGATATCCTACTACAGAAAAAAGTTACAGACTATAAGATGTAAATCAAGCCATTCTCCCCTCATTTCCAAGAGTTGACACGTAGAAGTTTTACATACAATTGAAGATTGGCAGCTCAATTTTGGCTGTAGAGATGATTCACCCGCCATTCCACCAAGCCCTGCCTTCACCTCATGCGATGTACCATATGACTAACCACTCTACCCACATCGGAAGTTCAAATAgcaccccaaaaaaaaaaaaactctttcaaGATTCTTGTTTTCTAGATTTAGAAGCACACTCAGAGAACTCACAAGAGATACAAGGTTCCATTTCCATATTGTTCACAAAATTTCTATCAAGAAATTTGATTTGCATAGAATTTAAGCCTCCTGCAGCTCATGATGGACTGAACCAGAACTCGAACACATAACACATACCAATTTTTCATGAGGGGGACTTTATACAGGTAAGCAAGTGTCTTTGGTTAGACATTTCCTATGACACAATCCGTCTTATCTGGGTGTTAACTCATTCGCTAAACCTTCATATAAGCCATATGTCTTTGaacaaaattattcaaaaatgTTCACAACCTATGAACCTGTGATCGTATCCATGGTATCAGCTATCCTCAGTACATGTTATGTCACAAAGAAAATTTCATCCTTTGTAAAATAAATCCCAAACAATGTCGGTTAAAAAGACAAGACaacttagatgcaattgaaCATGCGAATTATACGAAATTCACCATTGATTGTCAGGCTAACCTTTAAACAATCGCTTTCAAATAGGGCACGAAACTAATGGCACCCAAGGCCGATATCTGACCAAACATGAGCTTCAACCTCAACAATATGACCACAAAATAGTTCTATGCTCCAGAACATAGAGATCGAAGGCCTTTTCAGTTTTCACTTCAGCAccatttcaaattaaaaaaagcaGAGATACAGTAAGACCAACAACAAGTGCATCTTTTTATACCCTCAGACTAGTCAAATCAATCCAGGCAAGTAAAATAGAGCACAACACATGAACAACTTACTGTGTGATTCAGGAAAATCTATCAGAGATTAGGCTTGAGGCTAGTCAAAAGCTACAACAATGCAAGcaaatattgcattttcttatACCTCGAGTACAGAATCCCATCGAAtttcaatttaaaaaattaagtcACACGCGTACGTTGCATCATCTAAGAACACTAGGAACAACACCTTCCGCTCGGGATCATCACTCGAgcgcgacggcggcgccggcggccttgAGCTTTGCGGCGAGCGCCTCGGCCTCCTCCTTGGGCAGCCCCGCGCGCACCACGACGGGCGCCTTCTCCACGAGCTCCTTCGCCTCCTTCAGCCCCAGGTCCGTTACCGCGCGCACCTCCTTGATGATCTTGATCTTCGCCGCCGCATCGTACTTCTCGATCTTCACGTCGAACGCCGTCTTCACCGCGGCGGCCTCCTTGGAGCCCGCGGCTCCAGAGGCGGCGTCTCCGGTCCCGGCCGGGGAGGCCCCCGCGGCGGCGCTGGAGGTGAGCGAGAGGCGGAGCTTGAGGCGTAGAAGCGCAGCGTAGTCGTCCAGCTCGGCGGGGGAGAGAGCGAGGATCTCGTCCGCGATGCGCGACAGCTTAGGGTCCTCGCCGGCGGCGGTCGCCGCAGAGGTGGAGAGGCGGCGCAGGCGGGGGACCAGTGGTGCGAATTTGGAGAAGAAGAGTGGCATTTTGGTAATTTTCGGGAATTTCGTGGTGGGGACTGCGGGGTTAGGGTTGAAGCCCTTTCGCGAAGAGCTTATACGGCAGAGAGATGTAGGCCCACAAAATAAGTGTCCCAACGGTGGAAGCGTATTTCATTTGCGTATTCACTGATGCCTGGCCCACCTGTCAGTGGACAGTCCGCTGATGTTCCGGAAGATTTAACTTTTTTCCGTATCGAAATGTTAATTTCTTATTAAAgatgataaattttttaaatctatagaaataattttaatgATAAATTTATTACTCATTTAAATAGCAGTatcaaaaaatcaaatacccCGATTTCACCAGCCCGTGACTTCAAATTATGGGCCCTTGGATTGATTTTACGCTACAGTTAAACAGTAAATCGGAACAGTGAATTCACTTACGGTATTTTTTTACTTTGCTCATTATTATATTACTACTCTCTACGTTTCGTAATATTTATTCACGTCTATTATtacatacaaactaaaaaatactaaaattaaGTAAAAAAATACAGTTAGATGACCATACTACTCCTAATCAATGTAAAAATGAGTGCAAGTAACTCACTTGTGTTGAagtaaatacatgcatgtatttaagATCGTAGCAGAAAAATAAACTATAAAATATCCTTAATTAtcacaataaataaataatttaaaatagaTACGAGACTATAGACAAATGTTACGGAGCGAGTATTCACCGTCTCCGTCCGTGGCTTCGTACCCCTGAAGTCAAGGACCTGCGTCCGGCGGAAACACCACGCCATCTGTTCACTTGTACCTCTCGCTCTCGGCGGAGGAAAGCAAAAACCCTCGTTGCCTCGTAGGAATCGAAATCGAAAGCGACGCGAGTGGAATCGCGGAATCACGAGCGCACGAAATTTcatttcctctcctcctcctctctgaCACAGTCTCCGATCCTccttgctgatttttttttttggaattttttgcTGCCTTTTCggtgttttttttgttgttgtttcgTTTCAGAAGCGCGCGGCCTCGGCGGTTTCGAGGCGTCTGGTGTGTGAGTTCGTTCCTCGTTTTGTGTTTGTGATTTTTGCCAATTGTGGTTTGATCTGATGGCTGCATGCTTGTAGGTTTTGGACTCTGGAGTTTCGCGGCTTTGAAAAGGGTGGTGTGCGCTAGGCCCTGCTGAGATCTCAGCGAGGTTGTTAGTACGTGAAGTCCCATCTGATTTcgatttttagggttttttcgAGTGACTATGCGCTTTCCCCCCAATGTTTGGACTGTATGTTGTCGAAGGTATTAGGGGTTTAGGTGTGGGTTTTTGTTTTAACAGTGGTTTCGGTTTACGATGCCTGTGAGAGGGATTAAAATGCGATCTATGGATTGCTCTTTGCTGTTCTGGGATATATATACGTGCGTTGTCTACTATTGTGAAGCTTTGCCTCAGGATCAAGTTGTTTATTGAAGAGTTCCATGTGTAGTTTTGCCATGTCACTTATGTGCAGAAATGGCCTGTCGAATTTTAATATTATACGTACGTTATTGATAGAGTTATGAGTATTTTTTCTGCATTTAGCAACATGCAGCTCTTGTCAAATTCACACTGTAAAAACTCTGTGTTGACATGGAACTTGTCGTTATGAAAAATGTGAATCGACATCACAAGTTTTCAGTGTGAAATTGCATCGACATCTAAGACTTAGGGATTGTGAAGAACAATTATGCTTCAAGTATAAACTGTTACATCCTCGGAGTTTCTAGAATGTAAGCAAATAGGATTCTGTCTTTTTAGATACTCTCTAATTCTGTAATTGCAACTAAAGGATATATCAATCCTTCAATTTGGTTTATAGATACTACAATCTGATAATTTGGATAATGTTGTTTCATTTAGAACTGCCGAGTCCATTTTTCTGCTCTTaactttcataatattttttagccATATTTATTGAGGCtactgagatttttttttttggcagtcCCTATGTCAACATACCCTGTGTTGAATGACCAGCCAATTGATCAGTGGAAGGTCACTGAGTTGAAGGATGAGCTCAAGAGGAGGAATCTTCCTATCAATGGTTTGAAGGATGATCTTTTGAAGAGGCTCTTTGAGGCCATTCAGGGTGAGATACTTGACGGGGAACAAACAAATGGTGAAACTCCCCCTGCTGAGGAGCTGAACAGGGGTGAAACTCCTGATTCTGTTGATGCATCTGTTTGCCAGGCTTCAATGGAACAAAATGTCGATGAAGGTCCTTCTGAGGTTACAAAACAGGGAGATCATGTTATCTCTGTTACAGAAGCTAGTGATGAAAGTTTCGTTGCTGCTACAGAAGTTAGTCAGGAGGTTGTCATTGGTACTCAGGAGGTTGTCATTGGTACTGTGGAAGTTAGTCAGAGAACTTTGGATGCTGTTGCAGAAGTTGAGGCTCCTCCAGTTGATGTGGCACTGGCAGCAACTGATGAAAATCACTGTGAAACTAATGGAGTTGGCCTAAAATCAGCTTCAAGTGGCAATACTATAGTGAAGGAAGTACATCCGCATTCTGAAGGTGTTGGTGATACTATTGAGGAGACCCCAGAAGATGACACCACCAAGAAAATGGATGTTGATGATGTACCGTCTGATGTTACCAGTATTAACATCAAGTTAGGCATTGAAGTGGACAGCAAAGTTCTAGAACAGGAAGCTGTAACCACACCTCCTGATACTATCGCATTGCATGCTGACGTTTTTGCAGCTACAGAGGCAGAAGATGACACTATCAAGAAAATGGCTATTGATGATGTACCTTCTGACTTTACCAGTTCTATTGTCAAGTTAGCTGTCAATGTAGACTGCAAAATTGAACATGAAGAAGTACCCACACAACTAGTTGCCATTGCAATGCACACTGATG
This region includes:
- the LOC133892766 gene encoding uncharacterized protein LOC133892766, whose translation is MPLFFSKFAPLVPRLRRLSTSAATAAGEDPKLSRIADEILALSPAELDDYAALLRLKLRLSLTSSAAAGASPAGTGDAASGAAGSKEAAAVKTAFDVKIEKYDAAAKIKIIKEVRAVTDLGLKEAKELVEKAPVVVRAGLPKEEAEALAAKLKAAGAAVALE